In one window of Brenneria goodwinii DNA:
- the ppiB gene encoding peptidylprolyl isomerase B, which translates to MITFHTNHGDIVINTFADKAPATVENFLDYCRSGFYDNTIFHRVINGFMIQGGGFAPGMQQKATKAAIKNEANNGLKNTRGTLAMARTNDPHSATAQFFINVVDNDFLNFRSERADGWGYCVFAEVVEGMDIVDKIKGVATGRSGMHQDVPKEDVVINSVTVSE; encoded by the coding sequence ATGATCACGTTTCATACAAACCACGGTGATATCGTCATCAACACCTTCGCGGACAAAGCACCGGCTACCGTAGAAAACTTTCTGGATTACTGCCGTAGCGGCTTCTACGACAACACGATTTTTCACCGTGTTATCAATGGTTTTATGATCCAAGGCGGCGGTTTTGCACCGGGTATGCAGCAGAAAGCCACTAAAGCTGCGATTAAAAATGAAGCCAACAATGGCTTGAAAAACACCCGCGGCACGCTGGCAATGGCTCGCACTAACGATCCGCATTCCGCCACCGCACAGTTTTTCATCAACGTTGTTGATAACGATTTCCTGAACTTCCGTTCAGAACGCGCTGACGGCTGGGGCTACTGCGTATTCGCCGAAGTCGTCGAAGGCATGGATATCGTTGATAAAATCAAAGGCGTGGCGACGGGCCGTAGCGGTATGCATCAGGATGTGCCGAAAGAAGACGTCGTGATCAACTCCGTTACCGTTAGCGAATAA
- the purK gene encoding 5-(carboxyamino)imidazole ribonucleotide synthase, producing MKPVCVLGDGQLGRMLRQAGEPLGIAVYPVGLNAEPESVPFQNSVITAEIERWPETALTRELARHTAFVNRDIFPRLADRFTQKQLLDALNLATAPWQLLAKADEWPQIFARLGELAIVKRRVGGYDGRGQWRLRDGEQHTLPAECYGECIVEQGINFSGEVSLVGARNVHGDCVFYPLTHNLHQDGILRASVALPHPAPQLQQQAEQMLSAIMNELGYIGVMAMECFVVGDRLLINELAPRVHNSGHWTQNGASISQFELHLRAILDLPMPAPAVDTTSVMVNLIGTEVNIDWLSLPLVHLHWYEKEVRPGRKVGHLNLQAQDSAQLRQTLQSLAAMLTDEYHPGLIWAQKKLSA from the coding sequence ATGAAACCGGTTTGCGTTTTAGGCGACGGCCAGTTGGGAAGAATGTTACGTCAGGCTGGCGAACCCTTGGGTATCGCGGTTTATCCCGTTGGATTGAATGCGGAACCGGAATCGGTTCCTTTCCAGAACAGCGTGATTACCGCGGAAATCGAACGCTGGCCGGAAACCGCGCTTACGCGAGAACTGGCTCGGCATACCGCCTTCGTTAATCGCGATATTTTCCCGCGTCTGGCTGACCGCTTCACGCAGAAACAGCTGCTGGACGCCCTGAATCTGGCTACGGCGCCCTGGCAATTACTCGCCAAAGCCGACGAATGGCCGCAGATTTTCGCCCGGCTCGGCGAGCTTGCCATCGTTAAGCGCCGTGTCGGCGGCTATGACGGCCGGGGGCAATGGCGCCTGCGCGACGGCGAGCAGCATACGCTTCCCGCTGAGTGCTACGGCGAATGCATCGTCGAGCAAGGCATCAATTTTTCCGGCGAGGTATCGCTGGTCGGCGCGCGTAATGTCCACGGCGACTGCGTGTTCTATCCTCTGACGCATAACCTGCATCAGGACGGGATCCTGCGCGCCAGCGTTGCGCTGCCCCATCCGGCGCCGCAGTTGCAGCAGCAGGCGGAACAGATGCTGTCGGCCATTATGAATGAGCTGGGCTACATTGGCGTCATGGCGATGGAGTGTTTCGTTGTCGGCGATCGTCTGTTGATCAACGAACTCGCGCCACGCGTGCACAACAGCGGTCACTGGACGCAGAACGGCGCCTCCATCAGCCAGTTTGAACTGCACCTGCGGGCCATCCTGGATCTGCCGATGCCCGCCCCAGCGGTCGATACCACGTCGGTGATGGTCAACCTGATCGGAACGGAGGTCAACATCGACTGGCTGTCGCTGCCGCTGGTGCACCTGCACTGGTATGAAAAAGAGGTGCGTCCCGGACGCAAGGTCGGACATCTGAATTTACAGGCGCAGGATAGCGCTCAGCTACGGCAAACGTTGCAGTCGCTGGCGGCCATGCTGACGGATGAATACCACCCCGGTCTGATCTGGGCGCAGAAGAAGTTATCAGCCTAA
- a CDS encoding DUF1835 domain-containing protein encodes MTSSQPVVYSSPFRINLEQQRKRAKALRNAIRQSQPDAIARFQRYHPGLTPAQLVRQYGQLSDAQWIIAQELGLPSWPKLKAHIAAMEQAKSAIDTQSNPPDRAFSTLHIRCGSDIQHALQQAGFKGDYLAYSDPFCQGPVLASDDWLLKRVEFLATHYASRMGISQQQLLQQREQEERTLLSAVNHYQRIVLWFEHDSYDQLILARCLAHFHTHPAPRLEMVTVDRYPGSRRFLGLGQLPAEALLLLWQARRPVTARQCRQGYQLWEQLRADNPAPLLSLADAAADDLPFFPQALRRHCQEFPCVKNGLGLTEQLVLRCLAERPCNYKQLFHRLMEQHEPLPWLGDIMLDDIIDGLRLAPKPALFRDTASNTLSLTPIGQALLANSLDWMQCRPAIRWLGGVRIDGSRPCWRWHPQRQRLVLTA; translated from the coding sequence ATGACATCATCCCAGCCTGTTGTATACTCCTCGCCATTTCGTATTAACCTTGAACAGCAGCGTAAACGCGCAAAAGCGTTACGTAATGCGATCCGGCAATCTCAGCCTGATGCTATTGCCCGTTTTCAACGCTACCATCCCGGCCTGACGCCGGCGCAGTTGGTCCGGCAATATGGGCAACTGAGCGACGCGCAATGGATCATCGCCCAGGAATTGGGGCTGCCAAGCTGGCCGAAACTGAAAGCGCATATCGCCGCGATGGAACAGGCGAAATCGGCGATTGATACTCAGAGCAATCCGCCGGATCGCGCGTTTTCCACCTTACATATCCGCTGTGGTTCCGATATCCAGCATGCCCTGCAGCAGGCGGGTTTCAAAGGCGACTATCTGGCCTACAGCGATCCGTTTTGCCAGGGACCGGTGCTCGCCAGCGATGACTGGCTGTTAAAACGCGTGGAGTTTCTTGCCACGCACTACGCTTCACGGATGGGGATCAGCCAGCAACAGCTGCTACAGCAGCGCGAGCAGGAAGAACGTACGCTGCTGTCCGCGGTCAATCACTATCAACGCATCGTGCTGTGGTTTGAACATGACAGCTATGATCAGTTGATTCTGGCGCGCTGTCTGGCTCATTTTCATACCCACCCAGCCCCACGGCTTGAGATGGTTACGGTCGATCGTTATCCGGGCAGCAGACGTTTTCTCGGACTCGGGCAATTGCCCGCGGAGGCCCTGCTGCTGCTGTGGCAAGCGCGCCGCCCCGTTACTGCCCGGCAATGCCGCCAGGGTTATCAACTCTGGGAGCAACTGCGTGCAGATAATCCCGCGCCGCTGCTGTCTTTAGCCGACGCAGCCGCAGACGATCTGCCCTTTTTCCCCCAGGCGCTGCGGCGCCATTGTCAGGAATTTCCTTGTGTAAAAAATGGATTAGGCTTGACCGAACAGCTGGTGCTGCGCTGTCTGGCTGAACGGCCCTGCAACTATAAACAGCTCTTTCATCGGCTGATGGAACAGCATGAACCTCTGCCCTGGCTGGGGGATATCATGCTGGATGATATTATCGACGGCCTGCGGCTGGCGCCTAAACCCGCGCTATTTCGGGATACGGCATCAAATACCCTGTCGCTGACCCCGATAGGTCAGGCTCTGCTGGCGAACAGTCTGGACTGGATGCAATGCCGCCCGGCCATTCGCTGGCTTGGCGGCGTACGTATTGATGGCAGCCGCCCCTGCTGGCGCTGGCATCCACAACGGCAACGGTTGGTGCTGACCGCCTAG
- the cysS gene encoding cysteine--tRNA ligase produces the protein MLKIFNTLSRQKEEFKPIHAGHVGMYVCGITVYDLCHIGHGRTFVAFDVVARYLRYLGYSLKYVRNVTDIDDKIIKRAAENGETCDRLTTRMIAEMHADFDALNILRPDAEPRATHHIAEIIELVEILVERRHAYVASNGDVMFSVDTAPGYGVLSRQDLNQLQAGARVEITEVKRNPMDFVLWKMSKPGEPHWSSPWGEGRPGWHIECSAMNCKQLGEHFDIHGGGSDLMFPHHENEIAQSTCAHDGPYVNYWMHSGMVMVDREKMSKSLNNFFTVRDVLAYYDPETVRYFLMSGHYRSQLNYSEENLKQARSALERLYTALRGTDGSVEAKGGEEFEARFREAMDDDFNTPEAYSVLFDMAREVNRLKSEDLHAANQLASALRNLAKVLGLLEQDPELFLQSGVQADDDDVKEIERLIKQRKDARQAKDWALADDARDRLNEMGIILEDGPQGTTWRRK, from the coding sequence ATGCTAAAGATTTTCAATACGCTGAGTCGCCAAAAAGAGGAATTCAAACCTATCCACGCTGGTCATGTGGGGATGTATGTTTGCGGCATTACCGTTTATGACCTGTGTCATATCGGCCACGGGCGTACTTTCGTGGCATTTGACGTGGTGGCGCGCTATTTACGGTATTTGGGATATTCGCTGAAATACGTGCGTAATGTGACTGATATTGATGATAAAATTATCAAGCGTGCGGCGGAAAACGGTGAAACCTGCGATCGGCTGACCACCCGGATGATCGCGGAAATGCATGCCGATTTTGATGCGCTGAATATTCTGCGCCCGGATGCCGAGCCACGCGCTACCCATCATATTGCGGAGATCATCGAACTGGTTGAAATACTGGTTGAACGCCGCCATGCCTATGTCGCGTCTAACGGCGACGTTATGTTTTCCGTTGATACCGCGCCGGGTTATGGCGTGCTGTCCCGTCAGGATCTGAATCAGCTCCAGGCCGGCGCCCGGGTCGAGATTACGGAAGTTAAGCGCAACCCAATGGATTTTGTCTTGTGGAAGATGTCCAAACCCGGCGAACCACATTGGTCCTCTCCGTGGGGGGAAGGCCGTCCTGGCTGGCATATCGAATGTTCTGCGATGAACTGCAAGCAGTTGGGCGAACATTTTGATATTCACGGCGGGGGCTCGGACTTGATGTTCCCGCACCATGAAAATGAAATTGCCCAATCCACTTGCGCGCATGACGGCCCGTATGTGAACTATTGGATGCACTCCGGCATGGTGATGGTTGACCGGGAAAAAATGTCGAAGTCGCTCAATAACTTTTTCACCGTGCGCGACGTCCTGGCGTATTACGATCCGGAAACCGTGCGTTATTTCCTGATGTCGGGCCACTATCGCAGCCAGCTCAACTACAGTGAAGAAAATCTGAAGCAGGCGCGTTCGGCGCTGGAACGTTTATATACCGCGCTGCGCGGTACGGACGGCAGCGTGGAAGCAAAGGGCGGAGAAGAATTCGAAGCCCGTTTCCGTGAGGCGATGGACGATGATTTCAACACCCCGGAAGCCTATTCCGTGTTGTTCGACATGGCGCGCGAGGTTAATCGTCTGAAATCGGAAGATCTGCACGCGGCTAATCAACTGGCGTCGGCGCTGCGTAATCTGGCAAAAGTCCTTGGTCTGCTGGAGCAGGATCCCGAATTGTTCCTGCAAAGCGGCGTGCAAGCGGACGATGATGATGTTAAAGAGATCGAAAGGCTGATTAAGCAGCGTAAAGATGCCCGTCAGGCAAAAGATTGGGCGTTGGCGGATGACGCGCGCGATCGGCTCAATGAGATGGGCATTATCCTGGAGGATGGACCGCAGGGAACCACCTGGCGGCGTAAATAA
- a CDS encoding HAAAP family serine/threonine permease has translation MSTIQDSSQVLERTSGWRKSDTVWMLGLYGTAIGAGVLFLPINAGIGGLIPLIIMAIIAFPMTYYSHRALCRFVLSGKKGGEDITEVVEEHFGVGAGKLITLLYFFAIYPILLVYSVAITNTVDSFITHQMHLPSPPRALLSLILILGLMFVVRFGEVMIVKAMSILVYPFVAVLMILALYLVPHWNTSVFENVSLSNNVTGNGLLATLWLAIPVMVFSFNHSPIISSFAVAKRKEYGEAAEKKCSRILSYSHIMMVITVMFFVFSCVLSLSPTELMEAKVQNISILSYLANHFNNPMMGYLAPVIATIAISKSFLGHYLGASEGFNGMIVKSLRGRGKTISSSKLNRLTALFMLITTWIVATLNPSILGMIETLGGPVIACLLFLMPMYAIQKVPAMKKYSGHISNIFVTVMGLIAISAIVYSLLG, from the coding sequence ATGAGCACAATCCAAGATAGCAGCCAGGTATTAGAACGAACCTCCGGCTGGCGTAAAAGCGATACGGTCTGGATGTTGGGCCTTTATGGCACGGCCATTGGCGCTGGTGTATTATTTTTACCGATAAATGCGGGTATTGGCGGCCTTATACCATTAATTATTATGGCCATTATTGCTTTTCCGATGACTTATTATTCTCACCGTGCATTATGTCGTTTTGTATTATCAGGTAAAAAAGGTGGCGAAGATATCACCGAAGTTGTTGAGGAACATTTCGGCGTTGGCGCGGGTAAACTAATCACTTTGCTATATTTTTTCGCAATTTATCCCATTTTGTTAGTTTACAGCGTGGCAATTACCAATACGGTGGATAGCTTTATTACTCACCAAATGCATTTACCTTCGCCGCCAAGAGCTCTGTTGTCATTAATATTAATTTTGGGATTAATGTTTGTTGTTCGCTTCGGCGAAGTGATGATTGTTAAAGCAATGAGCATTCTGGTTTATCCTTTTGTCGCGGTGTTAATGATTCTGGCTCTGTATTTAGTCCCCCACTGGAATACGTCCGTTTTTGAAAATGTCTCTTTATCCAACAACGTAACCGGCAATGGGTTGCTGGCGACATTATGGCTGGCGATCCCGGTGATGGTTTTCTCCTTCAACCATTCGCCGATTATCTCCTCGTTTGCCGTCGCCAAGCGTAAAGAGTACGGCGAAGCGGCAGAGAAGAAATGCTCCCGCATTCTGTCTTACAGCCATATCATGATGGTGATTACCGTGATGTTTTTCGTGTTCAGCTGCGTGCTGAGCCTGTCCCCCACGGAGCTGATGGAAGCGAAAGTACAGAACATCTCCATTCTCTCGTATCTGGCCAACCATTTTAACAACCCGATGATGGGCTATCTGGCGCCGGTTATCGCCACCATCGCCATTTCAAAATCGTTCCTGGGCCACTATCTGGGCGCCAGCGAAGGTTTCAACGGCATGATTGTGAAATCACTGCGCGGCCGGGGTAAAACCATTTCCAGCAGCAAACTGAACCGGCTTACCGCGCTGTTCATGCTGATCACCACCTGGATTGTGGCGACGCTGAACCCCAGTATTCTGGGCATGATTGAAACACTGGGCGGCCCTGTTATCGCCTGCCTGCTGTTCCTGATGCCGATGTACGCCATTCAGAAAGTCCCGGCGATGAAAAAATACAGCGGCCACATCAGCAACATATTCGTTACCGTCATGGGGCTGATCGCTATCTCCGCTATCGTTTACAGCCTGTTAGGTTAA
- the purE gene encoding 5-(carboxyamino)imidazole ribonucleotide mutase has translation MSSNAAPAKIAIVMGSKSDWATMQFAAEILTTLNIPFHVEIVSAHRTPDKLFSFAEQAAQNGFDVIIAGAGGAAHLPGMLAAKTLVPVLGVPVQSAALSGVDSLYSIVQMPRGVPVGTLAIGKAGAANAALLAAQILALHDDALAARLAEWRQSQTDEVLSHPDPREDA, from the coding sequence ATGTCATCCAACGCCGCCCCGGCAAAAATCGCCATCGTCATGGGTTCAAAGAGTGACTGGGCCACCATGCAGTTTGCTGCCGAAATCCTCACGACGCTGAATATTCCCTTTCATGTCGAGATCGTCTCTGCCCACCGGACGCCCGATAAACTATTCAGTTTCGCAGAGCAGGCCGCGCAGAACGGTTTTGACGTGATTATTGCGGGCGCCGGCGGCGCGGCGCATTTACCCGGAATGCTGGCGGCCAAAACGCTGGTGCCGGTATTGGGCGTGCCGGTACAAAGCGCCGCGTTAAGCGGCGTTGACAGCCTGTATTCGATTGTGCAAATGCCGCGCGGCGTTCCGGTCGGCACCCTGGCCATCGGTAAAGCCGGCGCCGCCAACGCCGCACTGCTGGCGGCGCAGATTCTGGCATTACATGATGATGCGCTTGCCGCTCGTTTAGCCGAGTGGCGGCAAAGCCAGACCGATGAGGTATTATCCCATCCTGATCCGCGGGAGGACGCATGA
- the lpxH gene encoding UDP-2,3-diacylglucosamine diphosphatase — translation MATLFIADLHLSLHEPAITAGFLRFLRHEAVHADALYILGDLFDAWIGDDDLQPLHTTIANALLTLHRQGVPCYFIHGNRDFLLGKRFAKQSGLTLLPEEKVLDLYGRRILILHGDTLCTDDHAYQKFRRRVHNPLIQRLFLLLPLSIRLRIAAGMRSASQQANQHKSMQIMDVNPEQVINRLRHYQVDTMIHGHTHRPAIHQIVADDFSARRAVLGAWHHEGSMIKVTDRDIELISFPF, via the coding sequence ATGGCGACGCTCTTTATTGCCGACCTGCATTTAAGTCTTCATGAACCGGCGATTACCGCCGGTTTTCTGCGTTTTTTACGCCATGAAGCCGTGCATGCGGATGCCCTTTATATTCTGGGCGATCTGTTCGATGCCTGGATTGGTGACGACGACCTCCAGCCGCTGCATACGACCATCGCCAATGCCCTGTTGACGTTACATCGACAAGGCGTTCCCTGCTATTTCATACACGGCAACCGCGACTTTCTGCTCGGCAAGCGTTTCGCCAAACAAAGCGGCCTCACGCTGCTTCCCGAAGAGAAGGTACTCGATCTGTACGGCCGACGAATACTGATTTTACATGGCGACACCTTATGCACCGACGACCATGCCTATCAGAAATTTCGCCGCCGGGTGCACAATCCGCTGATACAGCGTCTTTTTCTGCTGTTGCCGTTATCTATCCGGCTCAGGATCGCCGCCGGCATGCGTTCAGCCAGTCAGCAGGCGAACCAGCATAAATCAATGCAGATTATGGATGTCAATCCTGAACAGGTTATCAATCGCTTACGGCACTATCAGGTTGACACAATGATCCACGGCCATACCCATCGCCCGGCAATTCATCAGATCGTCGCCGATGACTTCAGCGCGCGACGCGCGGTGCTGGGAGCCTGGCATCATGAAGGATCGATGATCAAAGTGACCGATCGGGATATCGAACTGATTTCATTTCCATTCTAG
- the folD gene encoding bifunctional methylenetetrahydrofolate dehydrogenase/methenyltetrahydrofolate cyclohydrolase FolD has translation MAAKIIDGKTIAQQVKDEVAARVKQRLAEGKRAPGLAVILVGENPASQIYVASKRKVCEEVGFISRSYDLPATTTEPELLGLIDQLNADNTIDGILVQFPLPDSIDNTKVIERISPDKDVDGFHPYNVGRLCQRAPRLRACTPRGIVTLLERYNIDTFGLNAVVVGASNIVGRPMSLELLLAGCTTTVTHRFTKNLRHHIEHADLLVVAVGKPGFIPGEWIKPGAIVIDVGINRLDSGKVVGDVEFDVAQERASYISPVPGGVGPMTVATLIQNTLQACEEYHDSATQ, from the coding sequence ATGGCAGCAAAGATTATTGATGGTAAAACGATTGCGCAGCAGGTCAAAGACGAAGTCGCTGCACGAGTAAAACAACGTTTGGCAGAAGGGAAACGAGCGCCGGGTCTGGCAGTTATCTTAGTTGGTGAGAACCCCGCATCACAGATTTATGTCGCCAGCAAACGCAAAGTCTGCGAAGAAGTTGGTTTCATCTCACGTTCTTATGACTTACCCGCCACCACAACAGAGCCTGAGCTATTGGGCCTCATTGACCAGCTCAATGCGGATAATACGATTGACGGTATTCTGGTTCAGTTTCCCCTGCCTGATAGTATTGATAACACCAAAGTGATTGAACGCATTTCTCCCGATAAAGATGTCGATGGATTCCACCCGTATAACGTCGGGCGCCTTTGCCAGCGAGCGCCGCGTTTACGCGCCTGCACGCCGCGTGGGATCGTCACGCTGCTGGAACGCTATAATATTGATACCTTTGGTCTGAATGCCGTGGTGGTTGGCGCATCCAATATCGTCGGCCGGCCAATGAGTCTGGAGCTGCTGCTGGCCGGCTGTACCACCACCGTGACCCACCGCTTCACTAAAAATCTGCGTCACCACATTGAACACGCCGATTTGCTGGTGGTTGCCGTGGGTAAACCTGGCTTTATTCCCGGCGAATGGATCAAGCCGGGAGCGATTGTGATCGATGTCGGCATTAATCGTCTGGACAGCGGCAAAGTCGTCGGTGACGTTGAGTTCGATGTCGCTCAGGAAAGAGCCTCTTATATCAGCCCGGTACCGGGCGGCGTAGGGCCGATGACGGTGGCAACCCTAATTCAGAATACCTTGCAGGCTTGCGAGGAATATCACGATAGCGCTACGCAATAA
- a CDS encoding L-serine ammonia-lyase, whose amino-acid sequence MVSVFEIFKIGIGPSSSHTVGPMKAGKMFTDDLVSKALISSVTRIAVDVYGSLSLTGKGHHTDIAIIMGLAGNLPDSVDIDAIPAFIQQVKDTHKLPIFNGQYEVSFPLETALCFQPENLPLHENGMTLRAYHHQELVYSKTYYSIGGGFVVDQENFGKTNVEAERAPYPFFSAQKLLRHCHDNCLSVSAIVMKNEIAMHGREAIERYFADVWQTMQNGIHRGMNTEGVLPGPMRVPRRASALHRLLFINDRFSNDPMDAMDWINMFAMAVAEENAAGGRVVTAPTNGACGIIPAVLAYYDHFIQPVTPESYLRYFLASGAIGLLYKMNASISGAEVGCQGEVGVACSMAAAGLAELLGANPEQVCIAAEIGMEHNLGLTCDPVAGQVQVPCIERNAIASVKAINAARMAMRRTSEPRVSLDKVIETMYETGKDMNAKYRETSRGGLAIKVVLCE is encoded by the coding sequence ATGGTCAGCGTATTTGAAATTTTCAAAATTGGTATCGGCCCTTCCAGTTCACATACCGTTGGCCCGATGAAAGCTGGCAAAATGTTCACGGATGACCTGGTCAGTAAAGCGCTTATTTCATCGGTCACACGGATCGCCGTTGATGTTTATGGTTCGCTGTCGTTGACGGGTAAAGGTCATCACACGGATATCGCCATCATTATGGGATTGGCCGGCAACCTGCCGGATAGCGTGGATATCGACGCTATCCCCGCGTTTATTCAGCAAGTAAAAGATACCCACAAACTGCCAATCTTCAATGGTCAGTACGAGGTCAGTTTCCCGTTAGAAACCGCCCTGTGTTTCCAACCGGAAAACCTGCCGTTACATGAAAACGGCATGACCCTGCGCGCCTACCATCACCAGGAGTTGGTTTACAGTAAAACCTATTATTCCATCGGCGGCGGATTTGTCGTCGATCAGGAGAATTTCGGTAAAACCAACGTGGAGGCCGAACGCGCGCCCTACCCGTTCTTCTCGGCGCAAAAGTTACTGCGTCACTGCCATGATAATTGTCTCTCGGTATCGGCGATTGTCATGAAAAACGAAATAGCGATGCATGGACGGGAAGCGATAGAACGCTATTTCGCCGATGTTTGGCAGACCATGCAGAATGGCATTCATCGCGGCATGAACACCGAAGGCGTATTGCCCGGCCCGATGCGCGTGCCGCGCCGCGCGTCCGCCCTGCACCGTTTGTTATTCATCAACGATCGGTTTTCTAACGATCCCATGGATGCGATGGACTGGATCAATATGTTCGCGATGGCGGTCGCGGAGGAAAACGCCGCGGGCGGTCGCGTCGTCACCGCGCCAACCAACGGCGCCTGCGGCATTATTCCTGCCGTATTGGCTTACTACGACCATTTCATTCAGCCCGTTACGCCCGAATCTTACCTGCGCTACTTTTTAGCATCCGGCGCCATCGGCCTGCTGTATAAAATGAACGCCTCCATTTCCGGCGCCGAAGTCGGCTGTCAGGGGGAAGTCGGCGTGGCGTGCTCAATGGCCGCGGCGGGCCTGGCTGAGTTACTGGGCGCCAATCCGGAACAGGTCTGTATCGCCGCTGAAATCGGGATGGAGCACAATCTGGGGCTGACATGCGATCCGGTCGCCGGTCAGGTTCAGGTTCCCTGCATCGAACGTAACGCCATCGCGTCGGTAAAAGCGATTAACGCGGCCCGTATGGCGATGCGCCGCACTAGCGAACCGCGCGTTTCATTAGATAAGGTCATTGAAACGATGTATGAAACCGGTAAGGATATGAACGCCAAATATCGTGAAACGTCGCGGGGGGGATTGGCCATCAAAGTCGTGTTATGTGAATAA
- a CDS encoding DoxX family protein: MLDSINRVFDKPDFGKLLLRLSFSILMLFHGWHKLHGGIGAIEGMLTSSGLPAFIAYGVFVGEIITPVLMILGIFTRPSALIFSLTMVAATYLSTPNLFLLTKTGAWIAEPAAVFFFAGLAIAFLGSGKYSVMSNPRLR, encoded by the coding sequence ATGCTGGACAGTATCAATCGAGTATTCGATAAGCCGGATTTCGGCAAGCTGTTACTTCGTTTGTCTTTTAGCATCTTAATGTTGTTTCACGGCTGGCATAAACTGCATGGCGGTATTGGCGCCATAGAAGGAATGCTGACCTCCTCCGGTCTGCCTGCTTTCATCGCATATGGCGTCTTTGTGGGCGAAATAATCACGCCGGTGCTGATGATTCTGGGGATTTTTACTCGTCCCTCCGCGCTGATCTTCTCTTTAACCATGGTGGCGGCCACGTATCTGTCGACGCCGAATTTATTCTTATTGACTAAAACCGGCGCATGGATCGCCGAGCCGGCCGCGGTATTTTTCTTTGCCGGTCTGGCCATCGCCTTCCTTGGCAGCGGTAAATATTCTGTGATGTCCAACCCGCGCTTGCGCTAA
- the ybcJ gene encoding ribosome-associated protein YbcJ: MEIFHLDKHPHVELCDLLKLLGWSESGAAAKLAIAAGEVTVDGQTETRKRCKIVAGQKVQFNGATVEVSA, encoded by the coding sequence ATGGAAATTTTTCATCTCGATAAGCATCCGCACGTTGAACTGTGCGATTTATTGAAACTGCTGGGCTGGAGTGAAAGCGGCGCCGCCGCCAAATTGGCCATTGCCGCAGGCGAAGTCACCGTGGACGGGCAAACAGAAACGCGCAAGCGCTGCAAAATCGTGGCCGGACAGAAAGTACAATTTAACGGCGCGACGGTGGAAGTGAGCGCCTGA